The following coding sequences are from one Lolium rigidum isolate FL_2022 chromosome 6, APGP_CSIRO_Lrig_0.1, whole genome shotgun sequence window:
- the LOC124665019 gene encoding protein argonaute 4A-like codes for MESQSGKGDPSKSPVSAGGKGDPSKSPASDGGKGDPSKSTIFDGGKGGSSMTAKTQRLPIKRPPQHARKGRPVMLLTNHFKVSLTRTDQILYHYDVTLKYEDGKLALGEGMGRKVMKRLFETYASHLAHKVFAYDGEKGLFTVGPLPFKNNEFDVVLCDASSGKTGTSRSPGGDGSPGPSDKKRMKRAVYAKRFKVEIAIASTSAARIPMSAIAQEAIRVLDIILRQHSARQGCLLVKQSFFRCEFGSIDLGGGVLGCRGFHSSFRPTQNGLSLNVDLSTTMVVKPGPVIDFLLFNQNIKDPYRIDWVKAKRALNKLRISTVHTKMELKIVGLSEKNCNEQTFPLKRDGNGTVDITVYDYFMDRWSMRLEKSAHLRCLNVGKPDRPTYLPLEVCQLVPLQRYKKSLSTMQRSKLVEGSRQKPLDRKLSLSRALRDNNYDSEPMLRECGISIARELMQVEGRVLQAPQLSAARDRELYTPNGRWNFNKDRFIQPIKVKTWGAVNFSARCNVRDLVKRLSQAGIMKGIKMEDCAADVIEEMHQMKWETPAKRVDDVFQQIKSSFKQQKPGFLLCVLPEKNSDIYGLWKRKCLAEHGIVTQCVVPPANIKDQYLTNVLLKINAKLGGLNSLLKNETTRAIPLVLKAQTIIFGMDVSHGSPGSNVPSVAAVVSSLGWPLISKYRASVRTQAPRKESIDNLFKQVGDDDQGLIKESLIDFLNNSKGQTPEQIIIFRDGVSECQFNMVLTDELTKITEACKFFGSKHFGGKWFPKFTVIIAQKNHHTRFFLPNERNRNEVNNVQPAFQGTTRPTHYHVLHDDIGFSPDDLQELVHNLSYVYQRSTTAISVVAPIYYAHLAAAQVAKFTRLDDMSETSSSHATQAEPAPVPELPRLHPDVASSMFFC; via the exons ATGGAGTCTCAAAGTGGCAAGGGAGATCCCAGCAAGTCACCGGTGTCTGCCGGTGGTAAGGGCGATCCCAGCAAGTCACCGGCGTCTGACGGTGGCAAGGGCGATCCCAGCAAGTCAACAATATTTGACGGTGGCAAGGGTGGTTCCAGCATGACGGCCAAGACTCAGAGGCTTCCCATCAAAAGGCCACCCCAGCATGCCAGAAAAGGGAGGCCCGTAATGCTACTCACGAACCATTTCAAAGTCTCTCTCACCAGAACAGATCAGATACTCTATCACTATGAT GTGACTCTGAAGTATGAGGACGGCAAACTAGCTCTCGGAGAAGGCATGGGCAGAAAGGTGATGAAGCGGCTGTTCGAGACCTATGCCTCACATCTCGCGCACAAAGTATTCGCTTATGATGGCGAGAAGGGTCTCTTCACCGTTGGGCCTCTCCCATTTAAGAACAATGAGTTCGACGTAGTTCTGTGCGACGCTTCATCGGGAAA GACTGGAACGAGCCGGAGCCCCGGAGGAGATGGCAGTCCAGGACCAAGTGACAAGAAGAGAATGAAACGAGCAGTGTATGCGAAAAGATTCAAGGTGGAGATAGCCATAGCCTCCACCTCTGCGGCAAGGATTCCGATGAGTGCCATTGCCCAG GAAGCTATTCGGGTTCTCGACATCATACTGAGGCAGCATTCCGCAAGACA GGGTTGTCTCTTAGTCAAACAGTCTTTTTTCCGTTGCGAATTCGGTTCCATAGACTTGGGTGGCGGCGTGCTCGGTTGTCGGGGTTTCCATTCTAGCTTTCGACCCACTCAAAATGGGCTTTCACTCAACGTTG ATTTATCCACCACAATGGTAGTGAAACCTGGCCCTGTGATTGATTTCCTGCTCTTCAACCAGAATATCAAGGACCCTTACAGAATTGACTGGGTCAAA GCAAAGCGTGCACTGAACAAATTAAGGATCAGTACCGTTCACACAAAAATGGAATTGAAGATTGTCGGATTGTCCGAGAAAAATTGCAATGAGCAGAC GTTCCCACTGAAGCGAGATGGCAACGGTACTGTGGATATAACTGTCTATGATTACTTCATGGACCGTTGGTCTATGAGGCTGGAAAAGTCGGCTCACTTGCGCTGTCTAAATGTTGGGAAGCCAGATCGACCAACATACCTCCCGCTGGAG GTTTGCCAGCTGGTGCCATTGCAGAGGTACAAGAAGTCTCTGTCCACGATGCAAAGGTCAAAACTCGTCGAGGGATCCAGGCAGAAGCCGCTTGACAGGAAGTTGAGCTTGTCTCGT GCGTTGCGTGACAACAACTATGATTCTGAGCCAATGCTGAGGGAATGTGGCATTTCGATAGCTCGAGAGCTTATGCAGGTTGAGGGTAGAGTTCTTCAGGCACCACAG TTAAGCGCTGCACGTGATAGAGAACTTTATACACCTAATGGGAGGTGGAACTTCAATAAGGAC AGGTTCATTCAGCCCATTAAAGTGAAGACCTGGGGAGCTGTTAATTTTTCTGCAAGATGCAATGTTAGGGATCTTGTCAAGCGCCTTAGCCAAGCTGGTATCATGAAGGGAATT AAAATGGAAGATTGTGCTGCTGATGTAATTGAAGAGATGCATCAAATGAAATGGGAAACTCCGGCAAAAAGGGTGGATGATGTGTTTCAGCAAATAAAATCAAGTTTCAAACAACAGAAACCAGGGTTTCTCCTGTGTGTTCTTCCAGAGAAAAACTCTGATATCTATG GACTTTGGAAGCGCAAATGCCTTGCAGAACATGGTATTGTTACCCAATGCGTGGTTCCTCCTGCCAACATCAAAGATCAGTACCTCACCAATGTGTTGCTAAAGATAAATGCCAAG CTTGGCGGGTTGAATTCATTGCTGAAAAATGAAACAACACGTGCCATTCCTCTTGTGTTGAAAGCTCAAACAATCATCTTTGGTATGGATGTATCACATGGTTCACCGGGATCTAACGTACCATCGGTTGCTGCA GTGGTTAGTTCATTGGGGTGGCCACTCATCTCAAAATACAGAGCTTCTGTACGCACTCAGGCACCCAGGAAGGAAAGTATTGATAACTTGTTTAAGCAAGTTGGAGATGACGATCAGGGCCTCATTAA GGAATCACTGATTGACTTCCTCAATAACAGCAAAGGCCAGACACCAGAACAAATTATCATTTTCAG GGATGGTGTTAGCGAGTGCCAGTTTAATATGGTTCTGACTGATGAGCTAACTAAGATCACTGAG GCATGCAAGTTTTTTGGTAGCAAGCATTTTGGTGGCAAATGGTTCCCCAAGTTTACGGTAATAATTGCGCAGAAGAATCATCACACTAGATTTTTCCTGCCCAATGAACGTAATCGTAACGAAGTGAATAATGTCCAACCTG CGTTCCAGGGGACTACAAGGCCAACCCACTACCATGTGCTCCATGATGATATAGGGTTCTCTCCAGATGACCTGCAGGAGCTCGTGCACAACCTCTCCTACGT GTATCAGAGGAGCACCACAGCCATCTCAGTAG TTGCCCCCATCTACTACGCACACCTTGCAGCGGCGCAGGTGGCGAAGTTCACCAGGCTGGATGACATGTCAGAGACATCGTCGAGCCATGCTACCCAGGCTGAACCTGCCCCGGTGCCAGAGCTGCCTCGTCTGCATCCCGACGTAGCATCATCAATGTTCTTCTGCTAA